DNA sequence from the Amphiprion ocellaris isolate individual 3 ecotype Okinawa chromosome 17, ASM2253959v1, whole genome shotgun sequence genome:
tgTATCACCCTctctttgaaatattttgttttagctcctgtctctttcaGGCCCCAGTCCTGAAAAGCCCAGTTTGCTCTCAATGATCAGGTGGCCTGACAAAGTGAGACAAGGGTAGTTACAAAATATAACCTCAGATCTGTGAGAACAGGGATTAACCTCTTGGTAATATGAGtacactgtgtgaaagctgctCATCATTTGTTTGAGGGCTTATCAAACTAGCTGATGGGGGGTGTTATGCAATTGTGTTACCTAGATGTCATCTTATTGTCATTTGCCATCTCCTGTTTACTAGACAGGCACTTTATCCAACTAAGCCACGGCaccatgaaaacagaaagacgTCAGAAATTTAAACAGGTTATCAAGGTCTAGACTCAGGAGGAAAAGTGTAGGGACACAGATTCGAAAGTGTTTGGAGTCAGTGTAACATTTTCCCAGTCTGTGATGATTTGGGGGTGTCATGTCATCTGCTTGCACTGGTCCACTGTGTTTTATCAAGTGTGTTATCAAGGAGATTTTTGAGCGTGTCATGCTTCCATCTGCTGACAAGCTTTACAGAGAGCCAGATTTAATTTTCTAGTAGGGGTTACTACCTTTCCAAAGAGCTAAAACTACTGCCAAATGGTTTTCTCATTATGATATTACTGTACTTGATTGGCCAGTCAACTCACCTCACCTGAACCGCATCCATCCCCATATGGGTTATTgtcaagaagaaaatgaaaaacatgcaaccCAAACTCACAGAAGAGCTAAATGTGCTATCAAAACAACCTGGTCTTCAATGAAATCTCAGCAGGCTGACCGTTGCCATTTTTATAACAGCTTTGATTTGCTCTACTTGCTTTTATTTGAgatctaccaaaaaaaaaatattcttctttAAGTTTGTATATTTGTCAGTGTTTACTGTTATGCACCAAACACCAAGTCAGATTCCTCTTATGGCAAAACTAAATGGCATTATCTGGATTACAGCATTTTTACTGGTCAACAACACACCATggtgtaaaaattacacatatCAGTTGTTCTTGATGTTAGGAAACAATACACTAAGCAGAAAGGGATTCACAAAGCTGCCCCAGGAGCTTCAGGAATCAAGAAGAAAAGATGAATTTAATGGATTGCTTCCAAATCTTTAAAATCGATGCATTCTGTCATTTAGAATCATGAAAATTTTCTTTCCAGCAGAGACATTATTACATCAATGGTCTCTGTATGTAGACGTTCTAAGGCTCTTTGTGATTCTGACAAATTTTAACACATATCGATGCAAAGGAAATACAGAGATCCAGgcacagacagagagaacatAGGACACAAAGTAGAAGTTTAACAGTTTATTCAGGTATTAGTACAAACCAAAGGaatcaaaacacagaaagtCCATATAGTATGGTATCATAGCAATGACTAcaggaaatgacagaaaactgcgCTGACAAACTACGGAAGCTCAGAAGGGACAACAAACTGGAAACGTGAACTATGGACAACTGTGCAGACTTAATCATAGGAATATAAATGTTTGTCTAAGCAGGGAACAAACCAAAGCCGAGCAACACGGTGCTAGGAAAGTTATCGGGAGCAGGAGGTACAGAATACAATTGCACACAAAGCTGGACAAGTACCACAGCACAGCTATTGCTAGCATACAGTGCAAAACAACAGGAATGAGCACTAGTCTGACAAGTGAGTGAATAAAGCACAAGAGTCAAACATAACCAACTAACAGACATAAACCATAAACAATGACTAAGTCACGACATGAGATCTAATGACTTAGCTGACAGCTGGACCAGGATCCAGGTAGGTTTCTGCCAACATGAGGCAGGAATCCAGACAGGGTGTGGGACAGAGAACTAGGCACAAGAACAGCAGATTAGCAGAAGCAGAATCAGAACAAGAGGTGGCCTGAGTTGACTGACTGTTTAGCACTAGGACTGGTGTCATGTGACAGGTGGAGGCTGCACAAAACTACAGCTCCCATCAAATAACTACAGGCGCACTAACAAGTATATCATTGAGCTAATTTGAGAGGAGTCAAGCCTGAAATAATGCCTGCAGTTTTTAGAACCAGGTGTTGAAGTTTATTCTTTAAGCAGAATAATCAGACATCCAATAACTCAAATTATTAGAAAATTTCCCAAGATCAATCAAAAGAAGGATTTGCAATGGAGAAATGTCCAACTTTTGAAAAGCATGTTCATTTGTACACTCAATACTTGGCTAGGGTTCCTTTCCTACGAATTAATGCATCAATGCAGCGTGACAAAAAGATGATCAACCTTTAGCACTGCTCAGGTGTTACTGAAGTGCAGGTTATTTTGATAACGGCCTTCAGCTCGTCTGTGTTTTTGAGTGGAGTGTATTTCATCTTTCTATTGACAACAACATATATGAGGTTCTATGGAGTTCATGTCAGCTGGTTGGCAAATCAAGCCCAGTAATATTGTGGTCAGCAAACCACAGTCTGCTGGAGTCTCCATAAAGCTTGTCAGCAAATGGAAGCATTAAATGCTCTAAATTCCTCGCTTAGATGTCTGTGCTGACTCTGGACTTGATAAAACACAGCAGATCAACCTCAGCAGATGATGTAGCTCCCAAATGTATTGCAGACTGAAAACTTCACACTGGATTTCAAACTCCTTGGACTCTGTGCCTCTCCATTCTTCTTTCAGACTCTGGGACCTTGATTTCCCAATGAACTGCAAATTTTCCTTTCATCTGGAAAAAGTATTTTGGACCACTGAGCAACAGTCCAGTTCTTCATCTCAGTCCAGTTAAGGCCTTCTGATGTTGCCTCTGGCTCAGGAGTGGCTAAATACCAGTGATGATCTGGCAGCTTCGTCCACCAACTTGTTCAAAAATCGCTTCTGGATCAACTATGAGTATCTTTAAAGGTCTTCAAGAAAAGTCTtcagtcttcagagtctgatgtgaataatgtttattGAATATAACAAGTTACAAGAACAAACGAGCAAAATCTTgagattttaactgtttaaacaATGTGTTACGTCTTACATATTTTGCAACTTGCCCaactctcctccttctccaggAAATCCACAACCCATACTACTTACAAAGACCAATCCAGACACTTCTGCCACcattttgtttgaatttatCCATCTGTGAGGGTGTGATCTAATTATGGTAAACTTCCAAACacctcctttttaaaaaaaaatccctctccCTCAAGCTGCACCTGGCCTACTGAGTGTTGAGGGAGGACCGCGCACCCTCTGTTAGCTGTCGGGAGAGCattgcatggagtttccatatTCTCAATGTGCATGTctaggttttctctgggtactctggcttcctcccacagtccaaaaacatcctgcGGGTacttggtaactctaaattgtccataggtgtgaatgtgagtgtgattgttagccctgtgatagactggcgacctgtccagagtgtcccctgccttcaccctaagtcagctggaatagactccagcccttaccttattttttttaaaagataaatcaTTTTGATATTGATATTTGACCAGCACACAGAAGAATACaatataaacaaacagaaaggagctcttattgttttattgcaaatacaatatatgaaaaatatggatataattattttcaattgaTCTCTCATActtaaattattttcatttcaaagtaTTAGTGTCAACACAACTTAGTCatacagctttttttgtttattgcgTATTTGTGTAATTAATTTACTGCACATACATTCTCTATTTGACAGATATATTcactttgatgtttttgtgcttATAATATGAAATTTCTGGTTTTAACTTATATAAAatcacacatacgcacacaaaATCACTGAACACTTCTACTACTCTCTAGCAATTCCACATCTGGTCAGTCATGGACCTGTCTTTACATACACACAGAGTGTCTGCTCCTGTTCAGATTGTAGTACGGAACTCAAGTGTGGGATCCGTCATCTTTGTTTTGTAGTCTTCATCAAACTCTTCATTCTGGGCCACAGTGAAGTGGTTCTTCCAGTCACCAACCTTCCCTGCAGAGCCACAGAAAATCAGTCAGGTCGTTTGCTTAATGTGGAatgtcaggattttttttctcttcatattATTGTCCACCATACCTTTTCTCATGAAGGGAGAAATTTTGAAATCCATCAGTGGGAATGTGGAATAGTTGGCCATGTCATTCTTTCTCATGTTATCAAACTGTGTTCCACCTAATAtcattttcttctcttcagCTGAAGGAGACAAACCAAGAAAGGAGCAGAGTTTGTCGATTTCCCGTTCAGTGTCCTAGAAAGAAAAGGCTGAATATCATCTTTGCATTACAGCCAAATAAAGGAGAACTTTAGAAAAGTTGCCTGAATAGACAGATATTCACAAAAAACTACCTCAATCATATCTTCATAGAACATGTAATGAATTTTTGGATAAGTCTGCTTCTTCTTCCACCAGCCATTCAGATGGTCGTACCAGGGTCCAAACACCACTGAGGCCACAGAATAACACAAGAAAGTAGTACTTCAAACAATGTGGAATAAATGGACTGAATAATATGCGCCACAGTATTTCATACATACTCTTTCCTTCCATGAAATTCTGGAAGAAGGTGTTCCAGTCTCCAGGCGCTGGCTGACCGTAGCTCATGCGATTAAAGTGGTAATAAGACACCATGTTGTCTTTTGCGTTACGGGCTACATAGACAAcctggagaagaagaaaacacttCATATTTAACCAGAACCagacatgttttaaatgttaatgtttctttttgctgtttttccttttacttAGACCGATATGTGTAAATGGGGCTAAGAATTGTGCATTTTTAGGTCCAAGCATGAAACTTGGCATGGTTATTGTCCATGGTccagaaaatatttttggatATGGAGCCAAAACTCTAAAGGCTCCTGTCAGCCCCTGTTCATGCTTTGTGTGAGAAAAAATATGTCTCAGTGAATCCTGAGTTGATTTTGTTAACCCAGGTATTGATTTTGTGGCTTGTCTGGGTGTGGAATCGATTTTCAaggttttaaaaacagcaaatcatcATTGTGACCCTTAAATGCAAGATAGCGGccatcagaaatgaaaaaaaaaacaaaaaaacataaagtcaTTATTCAGCCAGGAGTTGTAATTCACATTGTTATGAAACCATGAAATATTCTCCTAGAACAGATGAGAACTTTTGACAAGCATGTTTGCATTATTATCTTCTTCAAATTCAATATGGTGCCCAATGTAGCTTCTGTCAAAGATATTCAAAACATCTAAAATTGCCATAACTTCTTTATTCAATGCCACAAACTTGAATTTCAAGCaggtcagaaaaacaaaaaaatctaattttagtttcaattattatattataaaagACGCTGTCTCATACTAAATTACTCTTATTAGCATATGTAGATGATACAGACCTATTGCATAACAACCGTCAATTTTTATGATTTCAAGTTCTCTTGGGCCAAACCTAGGTATTGCTGCTCAAGCTTcgagttccgacttacagcaAAAAATGACTTACACTGATCCATAGGAATGGAACTCCGACGTAAgctgaggaccccctgtatacaAGTAATTACCAAAAATGTGTGGAATGTAATAGCATAGATGTAGACTAGTGtagtttattgttttcattgttctaCAGGTGGCAGCTGTAACTGTTTACAGAAACTGAAACAATGTCCAAGAGTTTTCAGCTAGTGGATCCACAGGTTCCGCATTCCTCTAGGGCAGGAGTGCCCAACCAGTCAATTGTGGTCTGCTGATAGACCGCGGACTGATCCCAAGTCGACCGCCAGGGgtgcagaaaaaatgaaaaaaaattaaaattctttGTGTAACTGTTTGCTTTCATGGCTTAAAGTATTCTGGCTCTGTGCCAGAATTCCGCTGTGTGGTTTGGCtcgaaaaacaaaacaaaaaaccaaacaaaaaaacagatagGTATACATCATCAATCGAGTTCGTCTACCAATGGAATAAGGGGaacgcagcttttgctctcaGTCAAACTAAAATCACTAGCCAATGAGAAGTAGAGTAGGGGCAGGTCTTAGAAAGAAATTGAGATCCAGCTGCAGTTGAGTCCATACCGGCATGCAGAGAGGGCAGCATTCCGCCAAGAGAGCGCAGtattccgccaaggctgctcagtcgttgtataatttccaactgataagtcctcagcgttggatttgtagtaggatcacaatcatgtgatcatcagcaggcagctgacatagtgttaacttgttgtcatagttacagtgacgtcatgGTGCCTtctctcaatgatacagaaatcctgaacaaatccgtggatccagactataagccgcatcactggcaaaatgtaatcacttggtccttgtgtcatttctgaccttccctgaaaatttcatccatatccgttggtccgtttttgagtaatgttgtgcacagacaaatagaaggaaggacaaatgtatgccgatcatcacataactccgccgtgttccttggc
Encoded proteins:
- the LOC111580621 gene encoding cytosolic sulfotransferase 3-like isoform X2 — encoded protein: MTRVFTSNWENVQNFQARPDDILIATYAKAGTTWVSQILDLLYFGQTERQKTLPIHERVPFLEVYLPPNMSGTEQADNLPTSPRLIKTHLPYQLVPKSFWEQNCRVVYVARNAKDNMVSYYHFNRMSYGQPAPGDWNTFFQNFMEGKMVFGPWYDHLNGWWKKKQTYPKIHYMFYEDMIEDTEREIDKLCSFLGLSPSAEEKKMILGGTQFDNMRKNDMANYSTFPLMDFKISPFMRKGKVGDWKNHFTVAQNEEFDEDYKTKMTDPTLEFRTTI
- the LOC111580621 gene encoding cytosolic sulfotransferase 3-like isoform X1, translated to MSSDQDKLDAFVRPELVDFNGISMTRVFTSNWENVQNFQARPDDILIATYAKAGTTWVSQILDLLYFGQTERQKTLPIHERVPFLEVYLPPNMSGTEQADNLPTSPRLIKTHLPYQLVPKSFWEQNCRVVYVARNAKDNMVSYYHFNRMSYGQPAPGDWNTFFQNFMEGKMVFGPWYDHLNGWWKKKQTYPKIHYMFYEDMIEDTEREIDKLCSFLGLSPSAEEKKMILGGTQFDNMRKNDMANYSTFPLMDFKISPFMRKGKVGDWKNHFTVAQNEEFDEDYKTKMTDPTLEFRTTI